A single window of Aspergillus puulaauensis MK2 DNA, chromosome 5, nearly complete sequence DNA harbors:
- a CDS encoding uncharacterized protein (COG:E;~EggNog:ENOG410PGP9;~InterPro:IPR002821,IPR008040,IPR003692;~PFAM:PF01968,PF05378,PF02538;~go_function: GO:0003824 - catalytic activity [Evidence IEA];~go_function: GO:0016787 - hydrolase activity [Evidence IEA]), protein MPSPTPQDGYRLGADIGGTFTDIYALTPENQIARAKVPTTVPDQSIGIKNGIRKVQQALKGRFNWDGKFQFIHHGTTVGTNAVLEGKGARTGLIVTAGHKDILAVRRSQIPGGLGAWLHYTPPEPIVPLERVIQCQERMSVDGETVDEVDLDALRADLKAWVGEERPEAVAISLLNSHANNKHEVRVASVVREVLGEDSTIICSSDVLREVGEYERTVTTCTNALVKPVVQTYLSNLQVLLADDGDLIRILKSDGGLTSLDLAGELPVNILMSGPAGGVQGVADVVTRNTPYKNLITFDMGGTSTDVAIIHQGKPQLRRETVVGSLTVRSPAVDIRTVGAGGGSIAKYMDITETMRVGPESAGASPGPACYNLGGSEATVTDANLVLGYLPENLLGGEFTLHAEAALTAVGEIAKQMKLSVTQTAEDIVNLVNETMYGALRLVSVEQGYDPKEFALVAFGGAGPLHANAVGKLLGAWPVIVPPSPGTLCALGDATTRLSHSQSLSYIRLLSATTSQQVKDRFDEIEQTCRETMKGSNSNQEMQLNIGYHLDLRYRGQALNLTVELEAQDLHLEDGPWRALLQAKFDQLHEQQFKYCLPNFELELMRLEVVAVDATPGIDIPQLSKAESNEPPAEALVSKKSIVIEGQTMEAILWDREKVSRQGVRVDGPCIITETDSNTLILPGCYGEVDSIGNILIRPTEDTAREQTKDETADAALEIVQSTPLIPTLVASALASIRSEMDTLMLRCSMSPAIREQQDEFNVITTADGKMLVGQFGSFITQFLRAWKGTIEEGDVFITNDTYMIEGAVTHLNDVIVLLPIFHEHRLIGWASQFGHLTDVGGIVPGSMSINASSIFDDGVQIPCIKLYAKGTMNTDLVDLLCRNSRQPDWYRSDLMAIIAACRTAASRVCELVVRFGCEIYLAACAELLLRNRTAMSKIIDTDFGDQPSTFTDFVDDDGHGIGPWALTCTMTKIDGNRLLFDWTGTSPQSDHAINFYLSETMFRMFIGYYMIAAAAPGTVINDGFHDLIDIHIPEGSVLKPVRPAPISCRTHLMGRTMDVMQALIGQRNPVYAAAAGFSDSPHFFYSGYKPDGEWYQLYQIGFGGVPARNAGDGLDCHCLFPAIKSIPTEIIELNYPLRIEANESVPDSGGAGFYRGGNAQRTHYRFLSRGEFSLHDDRWFTKPWGIRGGKPGARSRKVLYRYSKSADAPPVEVLPSKCDHVRVDPGDLLEWVTWGGGGLGDPLTRPAEKVALEVRRRLVTIDGARENYGVVVNSEGLTVDEAATEALRKSTADARGAESQKYDRGGSLEELRELCLKETGLPAPSPQWEVELYGPHVRIPYVQEWYSRMNEVKGWGL, encoded by the coding sequence ATGCCATCTCCCACGCCCCAAGACGGCTACCGTCTAGGAGCTGACATCGGTGGCACATTCACAGACATCTACGCCCTAACCCCCGAAAACCAAATCGCACGAGCCAAAGTCCCCACCACGGTCCCAGACCAAAGCATCGGAATCAAGAACGGCATCCGCAAGGTCCAGCAAGCCCTCAAAGGCCGCTTCAACTGGGACGGCAAGTTCCAGTTCATACATCACGGTACGACGGTCGGCACGAACGCCGTGCTTGAGGGCAAGGGCGCGCGCACGGGTCTGATCGTTACGGCTGGCCATAAGGATATCCTGGCTGTGCGCAGGTCGCAGATCCCCGGGGGTTTGGGTGCTTGGCTACATTATACCCCGCCTGAGCCGATTGTGCCCTTGGAGAGGGTGATACAGTGTCAGGAGCGCATGTCCGTTGATGGGGAGACggttgatgaggttgatttgGATGCGCTGAGGGCTGATTTGAAGGCGTGGGTTGGTGAGGAGAGGCCCGAGGCTGTGGCGATTTCGTTGCTCAACTCGCACGCTAATAATAAGCATGAGGTGAGGGTTGCGAGTGTTGTTCGTGAAGTGCTCGGTGAGGACTCGACTATCATTTGCTCGAGCGATGTTCTTAGAGAGGTTGGCGAGTATGAGCGGACAGTTACAACGTGTACCAATGCGCTTGTCAAGCCGGTCGTCCAGACCTATCTCAGTAATCTGCAGGTCTTGCTTGCAGACGATGGGGATCTCATTCGTATCCTCAAGTCAGACGGTGGGTTAACGAGCTTGGATCTGGCGGGCGAGTTGCCGGTTAATATTTTGATGTCCGGTCCCGCTGGAGGTGTACAGGGCGTTGCGGACGTCGTCACGAGAAACACCCCTTATAAGAACTTGATCACATTCGACATGGGCGGTACGTCAACAGACGTTGCGATTATCCACCAGGGCAAACCACAGCTTCGTCGTGAGACGGTGGTGGGCTCACTTACCGTCCGTTCGCCCGCTGTGGACATTCGAACTGTGGGCGCAGGAGGCGGTTCCATCGCCAAATACATGGACATCACCGAGACGATGCGAGTTGGCCCAGAGAGTGCGGGCGCGAGTCCGGGACCTGCATGCTACAACCTGGGAGGGAGCGAAGCCACCGTTACAGACGCTAACCTTGTGCTGGGATACCTGCCAGAGAACCTGCTTGGGGGAGAATTCACCCTCCACGCAGAGGCCGCATTAACCGCGGTTGGTGAGATAGCGAAGCAGATGAAACTGTCTGTGACCCAAACCGCCGAAGACATTGTCAACCTAGTGAACGAGACTATGTACGGAGCACTGCGTTTGGTCTCTGTCGAGCAGGGCTACGATCCGAAGGAGTTTGCTCTGGTTGCCTTTGGAGGTGCAGGTCCACTCCATGCAAACGCCGTAGGAAAGCTACTCGGAGCATGGCCGGTTATTGTTCCCCCATCTCCAGGAACTCTATGTGCCCTAGGTGATGCCACTACAAGGCTGAGCCACTCTCAATCGTTGTCCTACATCCGCCTGCTCTCGGCCACGACTTCCCAGCAGGTCAAAGATCGGTTTGATGAGATAGAGCAGACCTGCAGGGAGACGATGAAGGGTTCAAATTCGAACCAAGAAATGCAATTGAACATCGGTTACCATCTAGACCTTCGATACCGCGGTCAAGCATTGAACCTAACAGTCGAGCTAGAAGCTCAAGATCTCCACCTCGAAGACGGCCCGTGGAGAGCGCTGCTACAGGCAAAATTCGACCAGCTCCATGAGCAGCAGTTCAAATACTGTCTGCCCAATTTCGAGCTCGAGCTGATGCGCCTGGAagtcgtcgctgtcgatgCGACTCCCGGTATTGACATCCCGCAGCTCAGCAAAGCCGAATCAAACGAGCCACCTGCGGAAGCATTGGTCTCGAAAAAGAGTATTGTTATAGAGGGACAGACGATGGAGGCTATACTGTGGGATCGCGAGAAAGTGAGCCGCCAAGGTGTCCGTGTGGACGGGCCCTGCATCATCACGGAAACAGACAGCAATACCCTGATCCTACCAGGATGCTATGGTGAAGTCGATTCAATCGGCAACATCCTTATACGCCCGACTGAAGACACAGCGAGAGAGCAGACAAAAGATGAGACTGCAGATGCAGCACTGGAGATCGTGCAGTCGACACCATTGATCCCTACACTTGTTGCCTCTGCCCTGGCCTCCATCCGCAGCGAGATGGATACCCTCATGCTCCGGTGTAGTATGTCGCCTGCGATCCGCGAGCAGCAAGATGAGTTCAACGTCATAACCACTGCCGACGGCAAGATGCTTGTCGGCCAGTTTGGCAGTTTCATCACCCAGTTCCTGCGAGCGTGGAAGGGCACGatcgaggaaggcgatgtGTTTATCACCAACGACACCTACATGATCGAGGGAGCCGTAACGCACTTGAACGACGTGATTGTCCTGCTACCAATATTCCACGAGCACAGACTCATCGGGTGGGCGTCGCAATTCGGACACTTGACCGATGTAGGAGGAATCGTCCCAGGCAGTATGTCCATCAACGCTTCAtccatcttcgacgacggcgtcCAGATCCCCTGTATCAAGCTCTACGCAAAGGGCACCATGAACACCGACCTAGTCGATCTGCTCTGCCGCAACTCCCGCCAACCCGACTGGTACAGATCCGACCTGatggccatcatcgccgcGTGCCGAACAGCCGCCAGCCGAGTCTGCGAGCTGGTCGTGCGGTTCGGATGCGAGATCTATCTCGCCGCCTGCGCAGAgctcctcctgcgcaaccGCACCGCAATGAGCAAGATCATCGACACGGATTTCGGCGACCAGCCCAGCACATTCACCGacttcgtcgacgacgacggccaCGGCATCGGGCCCTGGGCGCTGACATGCACAATGACCAAGATCGACGGTAACCGCCTGCTCTTCGACTGGACCGGCACATCCCCGCAAAGCGACCACGCCATCAACTTCTACCTCTCCGAGACCATGTTCCGCATGTTCATCGGCTACTACATGATCGCGGCCGCTGCACCAGGAACCGTCATCAACGACGGCTTCCACGACCTCATCGACATCCACATCCCCGAGGGCTCGGTGCTGAAACCCGTCCGCCCGGCCCCCATCTCATGCCGCACGCATCTAATGGGCCGCACAATGGACGTCATGCAAGCGCTCATCGGGCAAAGAAACCCCGTGTACGCCGCTGCCGCAGGCTTCAGCGACTCCCCACACTTCTTCTACTCCGGGTACAAGCCAGACGGCGAGTGGTACCAGTTATACCAGATCGGGTTTGGTGGCGTACCGGCGCGCAACGCCGGCGATGGTCTAGACTGCCACTGCTTGTTCCCGGCAATCAAGTCCATCCCCACGGAAATCATCGAGCTGAACTACCCGCTCCGCATCGAAGCCAATGAGAGTGTCCCTGATAGCGGCGGGGCGGGGTTCTACCGCGGTGGGAACGCGCAGCGCACGCACTACCGGTTCCTTTCGCGCGGGGAGTTCAGTCTGCATGATGACCGGTGGTTCACGAAGCCATGGGGGATCCGGGGTGGGAAGCCCGGGGCAAGGTCGAGGAAGGTTCTGTATCGGTACTCGAAGTCGGCGGATGCTCCGCCGGTGGAGGTCCTCCCGTCCAAGTGCGACCATGTTCGGGTCGACCCTGGCGATCTTCTTGAGTGGGTGACCTGGGGAGGTGGTGGGCTTGGAGATCCGTTGACGAGGCCTGCGGAGAAGGTCGCGCTGGAGGTTCGTCGGCGGTTGGTGACTATTGATGGTGCGCGTGAGAATTACGGTGTGGTTGTCAATTCTGAGGGTCTTACTGTGGACGAAGCCGCGACTGAGGCCTTGAGGAAGAGTACGGCCGATGCTCGGGGTGCGGAGAGTCAAAAGTATGATCGGGGCGGCAGTctggaggagctgagagAGTTGTGTTTGAAGGAGACGGGGCTTCCGGCACCGAGTCCGCAGTGGGAGGTCGAGTTGTATGGGCCGCACGTGAGGATACCTTATGTCCAAGAATGGTATTCACGCATGAATGAGGTGAAGGGGTGGGGGTTGTAA
- a CDS encoding putative neutral amino acid permease (COG:E;~EggNog:ENOG410PJYQ;~InterPro:IPR013057;~PFAM:PF01490;~TransMembrane:11 (i44-63o69-95i123-144o150-170i182-202o229-253i265-287o307-326i347-367o373-399i420-442o)), protein MRDKEQAEAHGAYDSGNGSPRSVILDEEGEVFKKTDSGVNFRKVGWFNATVIFTKILFATGVLSLPSALYSLGAVGGSISIVAWGAFNTYCFVILGNFRNRHPHCHSIADMAEFAGGVVAKEVAGLLFIIGYVLVTGSGIIGVSTALNALSHHAACTVWWSFLAAVVIVATASIRKLEHVGWLSYVGFLSIYIAVLIVVIGVTTQERPAAAPQEGPYDLGYVNINNPGFAAGMVASCTIFVSSAGTSAFLPVISEMRNPKDYKKPLYACMTLVTASYLAFSLVVYRWCGMWVASPSLGSAGQTIKMVSYGVALLGLVVSGTLYLHIGAKYVFVRILGNTRHLQANTVVHWGTWFACTILLGALAFILASSIPIFNYLIALVGSVCFAPLAMSLPGWLWLYDHGHYKKGPLTQKITYALHVGLVLLGLFFCVGATYGVVIQIIDAYATGLIGSAFSCADNSNSS, encoded by the exons ATGCGTGATAAGGAGCAAGCAGAAGCCCATGGGGCGTATGACTCTGGGAATGGAAGCCCTCGGTCGGTGAtcctggacgaggaagggGAGGTGTTCAAGAAGACAGACTCCGGGGTCAACTTCCGCAAGGTGGGCTGGTTCAATGCGACTGTGATTTTCACCAAAATCCTCTTCGCGACAGGGGTACTTTCACTCCCATCAGCGCTGTACTCACTGGGAGCCGTGGGCGGATCAATCAGTATTGTGGCCTGGGGCGCATTCAACACCTATTGCTTCGTGATCCTGGGCAACTTCCGCAACAGACACCCGCACTGCCATTCCATCGCAGACATGGCCGAGTTTGCGGGGGGCGTTGTCGCAAAGGAGGTTGCAGGGCTCCTGTTCATTATTGGCTACGTCCTGGTGACTGGCAGTGGCATTATCGGTGTGTCTACTGCGCTTAACGCCCTCTCCCACCATGCAGCCTGCACCGTCTGGTGGTCGTTCCTCGCAGCAGTCGTGATTGTCGCCACAGCCTCGATCCGCAAGCTCGAGCACGTCGGCTGGCTAAGCTACGTGGGATTCTTGTCCATCTACATCGCTGTGCTGATTGTCGTGATCGGAGTGACTACTCAAGAGCGGCCGGCCGCTGCACCGCAGGAGGGTCCATACGACTTGGGTTACGTTAATATCAACAACCCCGGGTTTGCTGCTGGGATGGTCGCGTCTTGCACGATATTCGTTTCTTCGGCCGGCACCAGTGCCTTCTTGCCGGTTATCTCGGAGATGCGCAACCCGAAGGACTACAAGAAGCCGCTGTATGCCTGTATGACTTTGGTGACGGCGTCATACCTTGCTTTCAGCTTGGTCGTTTATCGGTGGTGTGGGATGTGGGTGGCCAGTCCATCGCTCGGT AGTGCCGGACAAACGATCAAGATGGTTTCCTATGGTGTTGCATTGCTTGGGCTGGTTGTCAGCGGCACTCTTTACTTACAT ATCGGCGCGAAGTATGTTTTCGTTCGAATCCTCGGAAATACGCGCCACCTGCAAGCCAACACTGTTGTGCATTGGGGTACCTGGTTCGCCTGCACGATTCTGCTCGGCGCGCTGGCATTCATTCTGGCCTCATCAATCCCCATCTTCAACTATCTCATTGCCCTCGTGGGATCGGTGTGCTTCGCACCTCTTGCAATGAGCCTTCCCGGTTGGCTATGGCTGTACGACCACGGCCACTACAAGAAGGGACCCTTGACGCAGAAGATCACATACGCCCTGCACGTCGGCCTAGTGCTTCTCGGATTATTCTTCTGCGTCGGAGCAACTTACGGGGTTGTCATCCAGATCATCGACGCATACGCGACCGGACTAATTG GATCGGCCTTCAGTTGCGCTGATAATTCGAATTCGTCGTAA
- a CDS encoding uncharacterized protein (COG:S;~EggNog:ENOG410PQFJ;~InterPro:IPR029063), protein MTADKDTKPEWYQEDVKSINPDAQNLLENYSGFQADEVLPHVLSLRAEAFRIYHYPCIGQMRFLSFHIPRHPLFERVLEHLRNNPTAGFLDAGCCFGQEIRYLAHQGIPSRQLFGLDFEQAFIDLGYKLFRDKDRLETTFALGDLTVDDGGSEEALTKTLGGKIDIVYASSLFHLWDYGTQLKAATRLVSLLRDQVGVIVVGRQLGSIFAGEYPLTGFSDGTQYRHNLESLKGFWLDVGQATSTQWKVEAELKVEDVVQQNLKSSWGDSNMRMIWWSATRIA, encoded by the exons ATGACAGCAGACAAGGACACGAAACCCGAGTGGTACCAGGAAGACGTCAAAAGCATCAACCCCGACGCCCAAAATCTATTAGAGAACTACAGCGGCTTTCAAGCCGACGAAGTCCTGCCCCATGTCTTATCACTG CGAGCCGAAGCATTCCGCATCTATCACTATCCCTGTATAGGCCAAATGcgcttcctctccttccacaTCCCACGCCACCCACTATTCGAGCGTGTCCTCGAGCAcctccgcaacaaccccacagccggcttcctcgacgccgGCTGCTGCTTCGGTCAAGAAATCCGCTACCTAGCTCACCAGGGCATCCCCAGCCGCCAGCTCTTCGGCCTTGATTTCGAACAGGCATTCATCGATCTCGGATACAAACTCTTCCGCGACAAGGACCGCCTAGAAACAACCTTCGCTTTGGGAGATCTCACCGTAGACGACGGTGGCAGTGAAGAGGCTCTGACGAAGACGCTGGGCGGGAAGATTGATATCGTCTACGCCAGTTCGCTTTTCCACCTCTGGGACTATGGGACACAGCTGAAGGCTGCAACGCGGTTGGTGAGCTTGCTCCGTGACCAGGTTGGGGTTATAGTTGTTGGTCGCCAGCTAGGTAGTATTTTCGCTGGCGAGTATCCTCTCACTGGATTTAGTGATGGGACGCAGTACCGCCATAATCTTGAATCTTTGAAGGGGTTCTGGCTTGATGTTGGGCAGGCTACTAGTACTCAGTGGAAGGTAGAGGCAGAGTTgaaggttgaggatgttgttcAGCAGAATTTGAAGTCAAGCTGGGGTGACTCGAACATGCGGATGATTTGGTGGAGTGCAACAAGGATTGCATAG
- a CDS encoding uncharacterized protein (COG:T;~EggNog:ENOG410PHST;~InterPro:IPR001452,IPR036028;~PFAM:PF00018;~go_function: GO:0005515 - protein binding [Evidence IEA]), which produces MARPRIVRADTLDLQDHDAPSAKDHPKPAPTNETGLAPHQEQEVRLAGHDSKSEIMQGPDGRGSAADGYHDGIDIYDDTDDIQIGLGVHRGDSDNGDGEDGDHSDADDDDLLDDELMDKISSSPSIDDDDINFEFVYALHNFVATVDGQANASKGDNMVLLDDSNSYWWLVRIVKDGSIGYLPAEHIETPTERLARLNKHRNVDLSATMLGDNLEKSKNPLKKAMRRRNAKTVTFTSPTYIEASDVEYSTEEEVDDDDDVSFTDEYAREEYEQREEQNEDIVVEPLRPKAQRDKGAEEAQNVQESEERASASPEKRRTSQEIFEQEEPLSPTSSELTVSRSRNGTIRNTDSFFKDDAAEPKKISLTPNLLRDESGAIEPREPRISLETLDKVNSNEKKEEKKRKEKKPGMLSGLFKRKDKKSKSGDDEGEDMEKHSGELSRSSPTPKTSLESVGSPESRSAKQVGPQRQSSKLQKQGPGAVATRDPAKESALGSPIQKERASRENQRPDQTIRQVVLDEVEEISGSSRSKPREPERSRSNSAGITSPSKNTMSPTSPTSPTSPMSPVSLVEEHIDRQIPPSQVATSHSVTSPPQKFAPTQNRYLDSPASSSSPLGSQRSPSMPGLTLDLPPSGDLLPSTDSPPISPADTTDSRRAEAAPTPFEAPTPTWSDASLRSYLEDENELRDLYVIVYDNTNIPPAGPEHPITGNLFKDESKRLREMNSQLDSLLSDWVGQRVRKTANQ; this is translated from the exons ATGGCGAGACCCCGGATTGTGCGAGCTG ATACGCTTGACCTCCAAGACCATGATGCTCCCTCGGCGAAAGATCATCCAAAACCAGCACCCACAAATGAAACCGGCCTAGCTCCGCACCAGGAGCAGGAAGTTCGTCTCGCCGGTCATGATTCCAAATCTGAAATTATGCAGGGCCCTGATGGTCGTGGATCGGCCGCGGATGGATACCATGATGGCATTGATATATATGATGATACCGACGACATTCAGATCGGGCTTGGTGTTCATCGGGGCGATTCTGATAACGgggatggtgaagacggtGACCATAGcgatgctgatgatgatgacctGTTGGATGATGAACTCATGGACAAAATCTCGAGCTCCCCTTCAATTGATGACG ATGATATCAATTTCGAGTTCGTTTATGCGTTGCATAACTTTGTTGCGACTGTGGATGGCCAGGCGAACGCCTCAAAGGGAGATAACATGGTACTTCTGGATGACAGTAACAGTTATTGGTGGCTTGTTCGGATTGTGAAGGACGGTAGTATAGGTTATCTGCCTGCTGAGCACATTGAAACGCCCACGGAGAGGCTGGCACGGTTAAACAAGCACCGAAATGTGGAT CTTTCTGCGACAATGCTTGGTGATAATTTGGAGAAATCCAAAAACCCTCTGAAAAAGGCAATGCGCCGCCGAAATGCGAAAACCGTCACATTCACTAGCCCTACGTACATTGAAGCTTCCGATGTTGAATACTCGACTGAAGAAGAggttgacgatgacgacgacgttTCTTTCACTGACGAATACGCACGGGAGGAATACGAGCAACGTGAAGAGCAAAATGAAGATATCGTTGTCGAACCCCTGCGGCCCAAAGCGCAACGCGATAAGGGAGCCGAAGAGGCACAGAATGTGCAGGAATCGGAAGAGCGTGCTTCCGCTAGCCCAGAGAAGCGGCGGACAAGCCAGGAGATCTTTGAACAAGAAGAACCACTCTCTCCTACTTCGTCTGAACTCACCGTCAGCAGGTCAAGAAATGGCACTATCAGAAACACCGACTCATTCTTCAAGGACGATGCTGCGGAGCCCAAGAAAATATCTCTCACTCCAAACCTACTGCGGGATGAGTCTGGGGCGATTGAGCCAAGAGAG CCTCGCATTAGTTTGGAGACACTCGACAAAGTCAACTCcaacgaaaagaaggaagagaagaagcggaaggaaaagaagcccgGGATGCTCAGCGGCCTCTTCAAGAGAAAGGACAAGAAGTCTAAATCAGGTGACGATGAGGGTGAAGACATGGAGAAACACTCGGGTGAACTGTCTCGATCGTCCCCAACGCCAAAGACATCCTTGGAGTCTGTGGGATCGCCCGAGTCGCGCTCTGCGAAGCAGGTTGGACCACAACGGCAATCCAGTAAGCTTCAAAAGCAAGGGCCGGGGGCCGTGGCAACTCGAGATCCAGCAAAGGAATCAGCCTTAGGGTCGCCGATCCAAAAGGAACGAGCGTCGAGGGAGAACCAGAGACCGGATCAGACGATACGTCAAGTGGTCCTCGACGAAGTGGAAGAGATATCTGGGTCCTCACGTTCCAAACCCCGCGAGCCAGAGCGGAGCAGGTCGAACTCTGCCGGTATAACCAGTCCTTCAAAGAACACAATGTCACCAACTTCACCAACGTCGCCAACATCACCCATGTCACCAGTGTCGCTGGTTGAAGAACATATCGATCGGCAGATCCCACCCAGCCAGGTGGCTACTTCGCATTCTGTAACATCACCACCGCAGAAATTTGCCCCAACCCAAAACCGTTATTTGGATTCACCtgccagctcctcctcgcctttgGGAAGCCAGCGCTCACCTAGCATGCCGGGGCTAACTCTCGACCTGCCGCCTTCCGGAGATCTACTACCCTCGACTGATTCGCCTCCCATATCCCCTGCTGACACCACCGACAGCAGGCGGGCTGAGGCAGCTCCGACGCCGTTCGAGGCACCGACTCCGACCTGGAGCGATGCCAGCTTGCGCTCGTACTTGGAAGACGAGAACGAGCTTCGCGATCTCTACGTGATTGTCTATGACAACACAAACATCCCGCCTGCCGGCCCTGAGCACCCGATTACTGGCAACTTGTTCAAGGACGAGAGCAAGAGACTGCGGGAAATGAATAGCCAGTTAGACTCTCTGTTATCTGACTGGGTTGGTCAGAGAGTACGAAAGACAGCAAACCAATGA